The following coding sequences are from one Triticum aestivum cultivar Chinese Spring chromosome 5A, IWGSC CS RefSeq v2.1, whole genome shotgun sequence window:
- the LOC123103231 gene encoding jasmonate-induced oxygenase 4 isoform X3 has protein sequence MCLRTACETNWGFFQLVNHDVDTEAVRRMRSAWREFFDLPMEEKKVHANLPVTYEGYGSRLGVEKGAILDWSDYYFLNLFPSDIRNLDKWPKIPTDLREATEKYACQLISLCQVLLKAMSSSLGLEEDYLHNAFGGSDGISATMRVNYYPRCPQPELTLGLSSHSDPGGITLLLTDDNVEGTQVRKGDAWVTVQPVPGSFLVNVGDQIQILSNGRYRSVEHRALVNSDKERFTIAFFCNPRGDLPVAPASELVGPGSPALYQEPVTFSDYRKYIRTKGPSGKTQVQSISSTMQPGPAA, from the exons AACTGGGGTTTCTTCCAGTTAGTGAACCATGATGTGGACACGGAGGCTGTGAGGAGGATGAGAAGTGCATGGAGGGAGTTCTTTGACCTCCCCATGGAAGAGAAGAAGGTACATGCCAACTTACCGGTAACATATGAGGGGTATGGGAGCCGCCTTGGAGTTGAGAAAGGGGCAATCTTAGATTGGAGTGACTATTACTTCCTTAATCTCTTCCCAAGTGATATCAGAAACCTTGACAAGTGGCCAAAGATTCCTACTGACCTGAG GGAAGCCACTGAGAAGTATGCATGCCAACTAATAAGTCTCTGTCAAGTCTTGCTCAAGGCTATGTCCAGTAGCTTAGGGTTGGAGGAGGACTACCTCCATAATGCTTTTGGTGGCAGTGATGGCATCTCGGCTACCATGCGTGTGAACTACTATCCAAGATGCCCACAGCCTGAGCTCACTCTTGGTCTCTCATCTCACTCTGACCCCGGTGGCATCACCTTGCTCCTCACTGATGATAACGTCGAGGGGACACAGGTACGCAAGGGAGACGCATGGGTCACCGTGCAACCAGTCCCAGGTTCCTTCCTCGTAAACGTTGGTGATCAGATTCAG ATCCTGAGCAACGGGCGTTACAGGAGCGTGGAGCACCGCGCGCTGGTCAACTCGGACAAGGAGCGCTTCACCATCGCCTTCTTCTGCAACCCTCGAGGCGACCTCCCTGTCGCTCCGGCGAGCGAGCTCGTCGGCCCGGGGTCGCCGGCGCTGTACCAGGAGCCCGTCACCTTCAGCGACTACCGCAAGTACATACGCACCAAGGGCCCCAGCGGCAAGACGCAGGTGCAGTCCATCAGCAGCACCATGCAGCCAGGGCCTGCAGCTTGA
- the LOC123103231 gene encoding jasmonate-induced oxygenase 4 isoform X2 → MASNNLLDWPEPIVPVQTLSNSGTSSLPQQYIKPPSERPSGVTNDPNLSIPVIDLASFSNTPEHHQEMLKAIASACKNWGFFQLVNHDVDTEAVRRMRSAWREFFDLPMEEKKVHANLPVTYEGYGSRLGVEKGAILDWSDYYFLNLFPSDIRNLDKWPKIPTDLREATEKYACQLISLCQVLLKAMSSSLGLEEDYLHNAFGGSDGISATMRVNYYPRCPQPELTLGLSSHSDPGGITLLLTDDNVEGTQILSNGRYRSVEHRALVNSDKERFTIAFFCNPRGDLPVAPASELVGPGSPALYQEPVTFSDYRKYIRTKGPSGKTQVQSISSTMQPGPAA, encoded by the exons CTCCTTGCCACAACAGTACATCAAGCCTCCATCTGAGCGTCCTAGTGGTGTCACAAATGACCCTAATCTCAGTATCCCAGTTATCGATCTTGCTAGCTTCTCTAATACCCCTGAACATCATCAAGAAATGCTAAAAGCAATAGCCTCTGCATGCAAGAACTGGGGTTTCTTCCAGTTAGTGAACCATGATGTGGACACGGAGGCTGTGAGGAGGATGAGAAGTGCATGGAGGGAGTTCTTTGACCTCCCCATGGAAGAGAAGAAGGTACATGCCAACTTACCGGTAACATATGAGGGGTATGGGAGCCGCCTTGGAGTTGAGAAAGGGGCAATCTTAGATTGGAGTGACTATTACTTCCTTAATCTCTTCCCAAGTGATATCAGAAACCTTGACAAGTGGCCAAAGATTCCTACTGACCTGAG GGAAGCCACTGAGAAGTATGCATGCCAACTAATAAGTCTCTGTCAAGTCTTGCTCAAGGCTATGTCCAGTAGCTTAGGGTTGGAGGAGGACTACCTCCATAATGCTTTTGGTGGCAGTGATGGCATCTCGGCTACCATGCGTGTGAACTACTATCCAAGATGCCCACAGCCTGAGCTCACTCTTGGTCTCTCATCTCACTCTGACCCCGGTGGCATCACCTTGCTCCTCACTGATGATAACGTCGAGGGGACACAG ATCCTGAGCAACGGGCGTTACAGGAGCGTGGAGCACCGCGCGCTGGTCAACTCGGACAAGGAGCGCTTCACCATCGCCTTCTTCTGCAACCCTCGAGGCGACCTCCCTGTCGCTCCGGCGAGCGAGCTCGTCGGCCCGGGGTCGCCGGCGCTGTACCAGGAGCCCGTCACCTTCAGCGACTACCGCAAGTACATACGCACCAAGGGCCCCAGCGGCAAGACGCAGGTGCAGTCCATCAGCAGCACCATGCAGCCAGGGCCTGCAGCTTGA
- the LOC123103231 gene encoding jasmonate-induced oxygenase 4 isoform X1, protein MASNNLLDWPEPIVPVQTLSNSGTSSLPQQYIKPPSERPSGVTNDPNLSIPVIDLASFSNTPEHHQEMLKAIASACKNWGFFQLVNHDVDTEAVRRMRSAWREFFDLPMEEKKVHANLPVTYEGYGSRLGVEKGAILDWSDYYFLNLFPSDIRNLDKWPKIPTDLREATEKYACQLISLCQVLLKAMSSSLGLEEDYLHNAFGGSDGISATMRVNYYPRCPQPELTLGLSSHSDPGGITLLLTDDNVEGTQVRKGDAWVTVQPVPGSFLVNVGDQIQILSNGRYRSVEHRALVNSDKERFTIAFFCNPRGDLPVAPASELVGPGSPALYQEPVTFSDYRKYIRTKGPSGKTQVQSISSTMQPGPAA, encoded by the exons CTCCTTGCCACAACAGTACATCAAGCCTCCATCTGAGCGTCCTAGTGGTGTCACAAATGACCCTAATCTCAGTATCCCAGTTATCGATCTTGCTAGCTTCTCTAATACCCCTGAACATCATCAAGAAATGCTAAAAGCAATAGCCTCTGCATGCAAGAACTGGGGTTTCTTCCAGTTAGTGAACCATGATGTGGACACGGAGGCTGTGAGGAGGATGAGAAGTGCATGGAGGGAGTTCTTTGACCTCCCCATGGAAGAGAAGAAGGTACATGCCAACTTACCGGTAACATATGAGGGGTATGGGAGCCGCCTTGGAGTTGAGAAAGGGGCAATCTTAGATTGGAGTGACTATTACTTCCTTAATCTCTTCCCAAGTGATATCAGAAACCTTGACAAGTGGCCAAAGATTCCTACTGACCTGAG GGAAGCCACTGAGAAGTATGCATGCCAACTAATAAGTCTCTGTCAAGTCTTGCTCAAGGCTATGTCCAGTAGCTTAGGGTTGGAGGAGGACTACCTCCATAATGCTTTTGGTGGCAGTGATGGCATCTCGGCTACCATGCGTGTGAACTACTATCCAAGATGCCCACAGCCTGAGCTCACTCTTGGTCTCTCATCTCACTCTGACCCCGGTGGCATCACCTTGCTCCTCACTGATGATAACGTCGAGGGGACACAGGTACGCAAGGGAGACGCATGGGTCACCGTGCAACCAGTCCCAGGTTCCTTCCTCGTAAACGTTGGTGATCAGATTCAG ATCCTGAGCAACGGGCGTTACAGGAGCGTGGAGCACCGCGCGCTGGTCAACTCGGACAAGGAGCGCTTCACCATCGCCTTCTTCTGCAACCCTCGAGGCGACCTCCCTGTCGCTCCGGCGAGCGAGCTCGTCGGCCCGGGGTCGCCGGCGCTGTACCAGGAGCCCGTCACCTTCAGCGACTACCGCAAGTACATACGCACCAAGGGCCCCAGCGGCAAGACGCAGGTGCAGTCCATCAGCAGCACCATGCAGCCAGGGCCTGCAGCTTGA